The genomic interval CACCGTTTTCTAGACTGTGTCAATATTTCTGTTTAATGACTATTTGaggaaagtaatatttttattgctttccaaaaaatatacttttttaaagaaaaaagtcaattttcctaaaattaaaCACCtctcatttcaattattttcaagtcacagaataattaatacaaatattctcaaaaatggtaaaaaaaatagaaatatgaatttatgtaaGGCCACGATCCTGTTAACAGaaaatatttcgatattttattataaatatattaatgtacccgtatatattattttaaatattcctatttttaaattttaatgctctaattttttttctgaaagctTGGGAATTTAAGAATAtcgttaaattattatttctgaagagaCAAATTCGATTAAATGTTATTCATCCTCTATACATCTATGCTTTATTatgttggttgagtcaagtgCGTTTTCTTCAGAATTTCCCCCCTCCTATTCCGACTTTGAGCATTTTCATGAAGACCCCAACCTTGAAAAACGTTTTTGATTGCAGAAGAGAAAACCACTAACTCCCAAACCattcccaaaaatattattcaaaataagaggaaaaagaaaaggagtgtaaaatgtttatatcgataaaaatattattaaagcaaagtcaATCTACAACAAAAAACTTCAAGTAATGATTGGTACTGCCGACTTtatggagaaaataataaataaaacgaaagaaaaacattttgaagaaatatcaaAGGTTGCCTTACGATAAATGAGAAATGTTGCGTGATACAAcatgttgtattttaaataatgagtagAGAATAGTTTCATCTCTTATACATAGACATTAtggactttttaatatttgtaagtgtatctgttttaattagtttaattattgttatgtccttttatatatatttttttagcaaaatacatcttgataataAATCttaagaggatttttattcatggCTTTTGATATTATCAATGTTCGAGGTAcgctattaaaaattaagatttgtaAAATGCCAAGAGCCCCAACATAAGTTGAGTGTCCATTTCCCGAATGCGAGATTGtcgtaaaaaatgactttgaggCTGTGACTATAGCTATTCTCACGAGACATAGTTTGTGTCATCAGCAAACCACTAAACGTGCTGAGAATACTAAGAGCCAAGTGTCAGATAAGGCAAGTTgtctgttatgtatttaatatttccttacatgtttttattttcttgtatattcgtctatgtattataagtactgtgttttacgtattataaatagtctcgtcttttgtaaatatattagagtatagttagaatacacatgatcttataaacagtgttacattattcctccacgtgaattcttctcctcatttctttcggtcatcctggatctgtcctattataaataagcttgtgtatctccctcgtcaagacgcaacattgtcTTCCTTCATGTGAAAGATCAGTGGACTCGTTCAAACCTCAGAGGACGAATAGATTGGATTTTTGGACTGatgaaaattgttcaaaagaaCCACTAAGGTCGGAGGATAAAGGAAAGGTAGACCAGTTGTTTCTGTGCTGTGAAACGACATTGGGTAATGATGTTTTGAAGTCTAACCCTGACATCTTAAATGAAGACGAAGAGAATGTCTGATATGTGATAAAATCCCTTACAGTAATACAGGAGATAAAATGTGTGGAACAGACTGATGTATTTTCCATGAAGCAATCTACTGAGGAATCCATAAAATCATCTGCAATGAAGGTACAAAGTAAGGCAAATATACCTGTGGGGGTTCGATGAAGTGTCAATATGAAAGAAGTATTGATTATACAGAGGAAATAATTTCGTATCGTGGTATTTACGGGTATACATGACACagaaatattcaaagaaatcATTACAATTCCGGTTGTGGATAAAAAAGACTCTCCGACCTCATACAAATTATTGAATGCAGAAAACGGGCTAGTAGTATCATTAGTAATACATCGATTTCGGCAGCAGTCTCTACGTTTAAAAAACAGGGGGATATGAATCGTTCAATTCAGTCAGAAAAATGTCCCCAGTGCGAAAACGTATTTAAGTTATTCACTGAGAGTTCCAGGGAATGGAATAAAATACCTCATAGGGAGTACTTGGATTGTTGGAGGAAATCGACgagaaaaaatgagaaaatattatcAGGAGTACACAAGAACAATAAACAAGAGCTTGAAGATAGTGAGTCACAAGTTTCAACAGTACATACATCAGGGAGGCATCTTTTATTCAATGATAGTACTTGGGTAAAAGAACAACCTCCAGATCAACCAAAGTTACAGGTGAGGTTGTTCAACGTAAAGTCAGATTACATAAATTTTGGAGTGAAGTACACTCGAATGTGACCCTTAATAGAAGGGATTGAAGACACCGGTGCTCAGTGATGTCTTTGGGgcagaacatatttttttaacgtgGATTACGACTCAAAGACTTGATAAAGGTTCAAGATTGTGCAACAGGCGTGAATAAAAAGCAGATCGATATTGAGCGTGTGATTTTACTACGTATGGGAACAGTGGGAAAAGTTCGGAAAGAAGCAGGGGGAATGGTATATGTAAGTCCCCAGGATCACTATGCCTATCAACGCAGTGATTTCAAACAGAATGATTGTTGATGCTTAAAAAGAGCAGAACTTCCCTAAAAGACCTAGAACCCTACCTTTGGATGCAAAGAGATGACTATTCCTGTTATGAGAGAGagaatattgtataattatgcAGCCTCCACATTTAATACGTGCCCTCATCAATCTTTATCGAATGTAAAGGGACCTTCATTTAAGATTCTGCTTGAGGAGAAGTATGTTCCTAAAGTAGGTCATGTCCCTTCACCAATAACGATACATTCGAAGGACAAAGTAGAGGAGGACctcaaaaacaatgaaaatatggGAATCATAGAGCGACTTCCCATGAGGGAGCCAAGTAAATGATGTCATAGAATGGTCGCAACCAGAAAGAATAATGGAGAGCCAGGGCGTAAGGTTGACTTGTctccattaaataaatattgcaagaGGGAAACACAGGCAATGAAATCTCCATTTCAAATGGCTAGATCAATTCCTTTTGAAACTTATAAGACTGTCACAGACGCCAAGAATGGTTTCCATTGTATCCCAATAAGAAATGAGGACTGATACATGACTACGTTCATTTCACCAATTGGAAAATTTCGGTTCAAAAAGGTTCCACAAGAATTCTTATCAAGTGGAGATGGTTACAATAGACGTCTTGATGAAATGATGGCTGATGTGGTGAGGAGCAGACTTTAATTTAATCTACCACGAACAGTTGAAAACTCATTGGTGCAGGATAATTGACTTCTTGGAACATATGGGAAGATCAGGTACTGTTCTCAACGAGGAAAAGTTTCAATTCGTTAGTAAGACTTCACTGGATTTAGAATTTCTGAATGCAGAAATAAGCTCTTGCCTAAGTATATAGATGTCATCCAATCCTTTACAACTCCCAAATCTACAACCAATATTCGATCATGGTTTGGACTTATCAACCAAGTTGCCCATTATGGGAGGATGAGGGAAGTTATAgaaccataaaaaaaacaaatgcagTTGCCGACGCAGCATCTCAATATCCTATTGGAGAAATAGAAATATCACAGTAACAGAAGAGGAAGATATTGTCATAGCATTGGTGAATCATGGATCTCAATTAGGAATAATTACATGGGCCAGATTTTTCGATGCTACCAAAGACGATGAGGTACCATTAGCATTATTGGCTATAATCAAAGATGGAAAGGTTAAAGATTCTTTACCTGAGGCTTTAGAGGGGTACAAACTTATGCTGGAATCTTTCTACAAAGTGAGAGGTGTAATTATGTTTCAAGAAAGGGTCGTTGTACCTGAAAAACTCCGTGCTGAGGTGTTATCAACACTTCACATAGCTCATCAAGGTGTATCTACTATGATAGCCCATGCTTCCTCATATGTATTCTGGCCAGGTGTAACTAAAGATATTGAGAAAACAATTGCTACATCACAAGCTAAATGTTCTCCTGTTATACCTAGTATTCCAAGTTATCCATTTGAAGCCGTCACGGCCCTTTATTGCGATATTAAGGGACCCAGTTACTAGAATATCGTAAGCTATGGTGATCTTTGGGACAAATATGACTGACTGTCTACCTCGCCTGAAAAAAAGTGAACAGAAATTTTTTAACccatttattgatcaaaaatggCGAGATGCCTGGAACCTTAGAGAAAAGGCATTAAGAGCAATTACTGTTTTTAATACTCTGATTATTGATTCTAAAAATACAAGAGTGTTGGAAGTGGGTGATAgagtaataatacaaaatcaaaatgtGATAGGACTGGAACTATAATGGAAGTTAAGGATAATGAACAATACACGGTAAAAGTTGATGGTTCTGGTAGTTTGACTTTAAGGAATAACCATTTCCTCTGTCGATTTGGGGATCCATTAGGGACACTGAATAACGAGAATGAAGATATTGTTCGAGATGAACAAGGAcccaatgaaaataaaaaaacaaacatcaacGTTCACAGAACGAATACAATTGTCCAGAACAAGGAAAAAGGCGAGAATATACGTCCCAGTtcttgaaaatagatttaatattgtataataatatgtaatgacTAACGATCATATAATATCAGGGAGGGGATGAATAAATATCCAAGGTTGTGTTACAATAAATGAGAAACGTTGTGTGAGACAACgtgttgtattttaaataatgagtagAGAATAGTTTCATCTCTTATACATAGACaatattgactttttaatatttgtaagtgtatctgttttaattagtttaattattgttaagtcattttatatatattattagcaaAATACATCTTGATTATATAtctcaagaggatttttattcacatttgacaaattttaactattaaatgaCTTACTTAATAGTTTCCACGTCatgaatatataaaaggataatTTCCACTTGTAacacaaatcaaaatatatatataggaatgaAAGTTGCTAGGTAAAGTCAGTATTCGAGTTAATCATGAATTGTTTGATCATTGTAGCTCTTGTTCTGGCTGGAATATCGATTTCCGAGTCTTCCACGCTTTCCAGGACTTCCGTCCCAATAAAGTATGTTAAAttacttgtttaaaaatatatatatcttctttttatctCTTGGGAAACAAGGAAACCATTTTCAACTTTATATGAAGGACCTTGGcttgaaaggaaggaaaaacgaagtaatgttaaaaaatacttaatgttGTACGGTGTGCCCGGTCAAGATGCCCAAGCATATGCAAGAGGTCCAATTACGATGGAATGTATTCGAGTGACGGAAGAGGGTTACAAAATCACAGGAATACGTAATGTTCCAAAATTCTGCTTTTATTTTATGGtgatatttcttactttttagaGCCCAATGGTGGTGCCTATAATACAACTATAACATGGAATAAGGAAGTAAAAAGACCATATCAATCTCTAGGACAGGATTATTAATTTGACGCAGAGGTTTACAAAGACAATTATTTACGAAATGTAATGCGTTTCAATGCTTACAGCAAAACAAATGGCTCTCTAGTGTTCTACACTGAACGAAAATTTATAAGGGGTGGAGAGATGAAATATAGtcatacaaatattcaaagtgGTCTGACCACATTCACCGTTTACACAAAATGggaataataaatgtaattgagaaataatgaatttgtaaaCAATACATTTAGCTGTAAGAGAAAGTACATTCACTATAATTACTTGAGTATTATTTACGAGCGGAACGGCATTGATCAGACGTATGAACTCGTCTTCTTATGGAACGTTGTTTCTCAATTTAGAGGCGTTCATTTGTAGTATAATCTGACTCTCTTTATCTTTTTGATCACAGTTTATCATTCATATTATTCAAACGTGATGATCTTGCTTCTATTATTTCCTTCATAGGACGTTTTTTTTGGTCGctttgaaagttttttaattatttttcaaaacggGATTCTGCATCTTCCTTCAATTCATCCTTGGTATGACATTGAAATAATGCAAGGATC from Lepeophtheirus salmonis unplaced genomic scaffold, UVic_Lsal_1.4 unplaced_contig_12265_pilon, whole genome shotgun sequence carries:
- the LOC121128425 gene encoding uncharacterized protein codes for the protein MNCLIIVALVLAGISISESSTLSRTSVPIKKPFSTLYEGPWLERKEKRSNVKKYLMLYGVPGQDAQAYARGPITMECIRVTEEGYKITGIQPNGGAYNTTITWNKEVKRPYQSLGQDY